A genomic segment from Nocardiopsis sp. Huas11 encodes:
- a CDS encoding helix-turn-helix transcriptional regulator, translating to MAQSVTTVTRRTLARVLRESRIKAGKTASAAASYADVTPGTLSKYENGENPIPVGTAKLLAEHYGLAPDVCTTIMEMARGAKQRGWWQKYQEIPNWFSAYVSFEAEASTLRNYEDGLIPGLLQSPDYARALVKSEIGISDLSDSYVSVRMQRQERLLDEQRPLRLSAVVNEASLLRRVGGRDVMKDQLKLLIERASLPNVDLRVLPFDVGGHAAIAGSFAIMGFESPFPSIDFEDIVYVEYKMGALYLEEGSTEVSTYSAIFDSVQASSLNPDESIKYIQQVLDERF from the coding sequence GTGGCCCAAAGCGTCACTACGGTCACCCGGCGAACCCTGGCCAGAGTGCTGAGGGAGAGCCGGATCAAGGCAGGAAAGACGGCCTCTGCCGCTGCTAGCTACGCGGATGTCACCCCGGGCACACTGAGCAAGTACGAGAACGGCGAGAACCCCATCCCCGTGGGGACGGCGAAGCTGTTGGCTGAGCACTACGGCCTGGCCCCCGACGTGTGCACGACGATCATGGAGATGGCCAGGGGCGCCAAGCAGCGCGGCTGGTGGCAGAAGTATCAGGAGATCCCCAACTGGTTCTCCGCATACGTGAGCTTCGAGGCCGAAGCGAGCACGTTGCGCAACTACGAGGACGGCCTCATCCCCGGCCTACTCCAGTCGCCTGACTACGCCCGTGCTCTGGTGAAGTCCGAAATCGGAATCTCCGACCTCTCCGACTCATATGTCTCTGTCCGGATGCAACGTCAGGAACGCCTCCTGGACGAGCAGCGCCCCCTTCGGCTGAGCGCAGTCGTCAACGAAGCAAGCCTGCTTCGACGCGTCGGAGGACGCGACGTCATGAAGGACCAACTGAAGCTACTGATCGAACGAGCCAGCCTGCCGAACGTCGATCTCCGGGTCCTCCCCTTCGACGTGGGTGGGCACGCGGCGATCGCAGGCAGCTTCGCCATCATGGGGTTCGAGAGCCCATTCCCAAGCATCGACTTCGAGGACATCGTGTACGTCGAGTACAAGATGGGCGCCCTCTACCTCGAAGAAGGATCGACTGAGGTGTCGACGTACTCAGCGATCTTCGACAGCGTGCAAGCAAGCTCGCTCAACCCTGACGAGTCGATCAAGTACATCCAGCAGGTCCTGGACGAGAGGTTTTGA
- a CDS encoding type II secretion system F family protein, whose product MNMFVFVAAVGGAAAGFGLWLTVQSLRRPRLDELLPPLEDHDPASGTPSAKAHTKELGATMLRRWGWPGERAQRDLAVCGKDIADHRTESTTAAIAGLALCACLTASGVPPASPMHPVATLVFGLLALAIGLLTPGLHLRKQAAQRRDHLRAATSVIADLVGVALAGGAGVTGALTAATMRGSGPAFTQIRQCLHEANLRTRPPWDALADLAQRTGVRELDELASSIRLAGTDGARVRASVRAKATSLRTHRLAAMEARANEATEHMTLPVVLLVLGFLLLMGYPAIVHVLTGF is encoded by the coding sequence ATGAACATGTTCGTGTTCGTGGCAGCGGTGGGCGGAGCCGCGGCGGGATTCGGGCTCTGGCTGACCGTCCAGTCGCTGCGCCGCCCCCGCTTGGACGAACTCCTCCCACCACTCGAGGACCACGACCCGGCTTCAGGCACCCCCAGCGCCAAGGCACACACCAAAGAACTCGGTGCGACCATGCTGCGCCGATGGGGATGGCCGGGGGAGCGGGCACAGCGCGACCTCGCCGTGTGCGGCAAGGACATCGCAGACCACCGCACGGAGTCGACCACCGCCGCCATCGCGGGCCTGGCGCTGTGCGCCTGCCTCACCGCCTCCGGAGTCCCACCGGCCTCACCGATGCACCCGGTGGCCACACTGGTTTTCGGACTGCTCGCCCTCGCCATCGGCCTCCTGACCCCGGGCCTGCACCTGCGCAAACAGGCCGCCCAGCGCCGCGATCACCTGCGCGCCGCGACCTCCGTCATCGCGGACCTGGTCGGCGTCGCCCTCGCCGGAGGAGCAGGAGTCACCGGCGCCCTGACCGCCGCGACCATGCGCGGCAGCGGGCCCGCCTTCACCCAGATCCGCCAGTGCCTGCACGAAGCCAACCTGCGCACCCGCCCACCCTGGGACGCCCTCGCCGACCTCGCCCAACGCACCGGCGTACGCGAACTCGACGAGCTCGCCTCCTCCATCCGGCTCGCCGGAACCGACGGCGCACGCGTGCGCGCATCAGTACGGGCCAAGGCCACCTCGCTGCGCACCCACCGACTGGCGGCCATGGAAGCCCGAGCCAACGAAGCCACCGAACACATGACCCTGCCCGTCGTGCTCCTGGTACTCGGCTTCCTCCTGCTCATGGGCTACCCAGCGATCGTGCACGTCCTCACCGGATTCTGA
- a CDS encoding DUF3800 domain-containing protein, translating to MSLSGLPVVYVDESSNSGENLLDPNQPVFTVAGVHLPDDAASATVAEVRSRLPTTQGEPKYGSLARAGRGREALLWAFAQLPPDSVRVYVVHKRFMVITKLVDLLVEPLAHADGFNLYEDDQALGLANMLHACGPVFGDQAAYDRLLQAFVDWMRKRVTTDDFFTALWSFKATVADTWFIEWVELLELCREVADETAADIASGTVKDSLDPAVPSLYCLGLDFGTTLGRFRLVHDESKVISRNTALLRAIHLLPDPARPGQFMEQLRAIEIDFADSTAHPQLQLADWAAGAVRQWATQMALDTHNPFAEQLKPVVEPWLIGAIWPSTHTEQE from the coding sequence ATGAGTCTCTCTGGCCTGCCCGTGGTCTATGTTGACGAGTCAAGCAACTCGGGTGAGAACCTCCTTGACCCGAACCAGCCGGTCTTCACTGTAGCTGGGGTCCACCTGCCCGATGACGCAGCCTCGGCCACCGTGGCTGAGGTCCGCTCCCGACTCCCGACCACGCAGGGGGAGCCGAAATACGGCTCTTTGGCTAGGGCGGGGCGCGGACGGGAAGCGCTGCTGTGGGCCTTTGCGCAACTGCCCCCGGACAGCGTCCGTGTCTACGTGGTGCACAAACGCTTCATGGTGATCACGAAGTTGGTGGACCTCCTAGTCGAACCGCTTGCGCACGCGGACGGGTTCAACCTGTACGAAGACGATCAGGCGCTGGGCCTAGCCAACATGCTGCATGCGTGCGGACCAGTCTTCGGGGACCAAGCTGCCTACGACCGTCTTCTGCAGGCGTTTGTGGACTGGATGCGGAAGCGGGTGACCACCGACGATTTCTTCACTGCTCTGTGGTCGTTCAAGGCCACCGTGGCGGACACCTGGTTCATCGAATGGGTTGAGCTGCTGGAGCTGTGCCGAGAAGTTGCCGATGAGACCGCTGCGGACATCGCGTCCGGCACAGTGAAAGACTCGCTCGACCCGGCGGTACCGTCCCTGTACTGCCTAGGCCTGGACTTCGGAACCACTCTCGGGCGGTTCCGGCTTGTGCACGATGAGTCCAAAGTGATCAGCCGCAATACCGCGCTCCTGCGCGCGATCCACCTCTTGCCCGACCCAGCTCGCCCGGGGCAGTTCATGGAGCAGTTGCGGGCCATCGAGATCGACTTCGCGGACAGCACAGCCCACCCACAGTTGCAACTGGCCGACTGGGCAGCAGGCGCCGTACGGCAGTGGGCGACACAGATGGCGTTGGACACGCATAATCCGTTCGCAGAGCAACTGAAGCCAGTGGTTGAGCCATGGCTGATCGGTGCGATCTGGCCCTCTACGCACACTGAACAGGAATGA
- a CDS encoding TadE/TadG family type IV pilus assembly protein — protein MKRLLPRDDRGAAEMLFAIPLMFTMLLGILQYGLWAHAHHRAQAIATEALAAGRAFEATEQDGRERGHTLAEDLGGTVLDDIRIQVQRRDGTTHVDVEGTSIGLLPGWSPTVSVTLTGPIEQPYQADR, from the coding sequence ATGAAGCGCCTGCTACCGCGAGACGACCGCGGTGCGGCGGAGATGCTCTTCGCCATCCCGCTGATGTTCACCATGCTGCTGGGCATCCTGCAATACGGGCTGTGGGCCCACGCCCACCACCGCGCCCAGGCCATCGCCACCGAAGCACTCGCAGCAGGCCGCGCCTTCGAAGCCACCGAGCAGGACGGACGCGAGCGCGGCCACACACTGGCCGAAGACCTCGGCGGCACAGTCCTGGACGACATCCGAATCCAGGTACAGCGCCGCGACGGCACCACGCACGTCGACGTGGAAGGGACCTCCATCGGACTGCTCCCCGGATGGAGCCCTACCGTGTCCGTGACCCTGACCGGCCCGATCGAACAGCCCTACCAGGCGGACCGATGA
- a CDS encoding NAD(P)-dependent oxidoreductase yields MTSPVTVGLLHPGQMGAAVGHELTKAGVHVLWCPAGRSEASARRAEQARFEAVPELGALLERSSMVISLCPPAAAEETADSVREEGFSGVFVEANAISPDRAARIAAGMVGHGARVVDGCVIGPPPGGTVATHLYLSGEGADSAEVAELFAGTVVVPLQIEGQVGAASALKMAYGSYQKAACALAGVAQALGSAHGVDEHLTAEARRLAKSPLATPEYLTGVAAKAWRWAPEMREVSESLVAAGLPREMAEAAATVFDFWEWDKDDQELSLPQVLDRLKRD; encoded by the coding sequence ATGACCAGCCCAGTCACAGTCGGCCTTCTGCATCCCGGCCAGATGGGCGCCGCAGTCGGGCACGAGCTCACCAAGGCTGGCGTCCATGTCCTGTGGTGTCCGGCTGGCCGAAGTGAGGCGAGTGCCCGGCGAGCCGAGCAAGCCAGGTTTGAAGCCGTCCCAGAGCTGGGGGCTTTGCTGGAGCGCTCGTCCATGGTGATCTCCCTATGCCCACCTGCAGCCGCAGAGGAGACCGCTGATTCGGTGAGGGAGGAGGGTTTCTCCGGTGTCTTCGTTGAAGCCAACGCCATCAGCCCTGACCGTGCGGCACGGATTGCGGCAGGCATGGTCGGTCACGGCGCACGCGTTGTGGACGGGTGCGTCATCGGCCCGCCGCCCGGGGGCACCGTCGCTACACACCTCTACCTTTCCGGAGAAGGGGCGGATTCAGCCGAGGTCGCGGAATTGTTCGCGGGTACGGTCGTCGTCCCGCTTCAGATAGAGGGGCAGGTAGGGGCCGCCTCGGCGCTGAAGATGGCATACGGCTCCTACCAGAAGGCCGCATGCGCCTTGGCTGGTGTCGCACAGGCACTGGGCAGTGCCCACGGGGTGGATGAGCACCTGACGGCGGAGGCTCGCCGTCTGGCCAAGTCCCCTCTGGCTACTCCGGAGTACCTGACGGGTGTGGCAGCGAAGGCGTGGCGTTGGGCTCCAGAGATGCGGGAGGTGTCTGAGAGCCTGGTTGCCGCCGGCCTTCCACGGGAGATGGCCGAGGCCGCCGCCACGGTGTTCGACTTCTGGGAATGGGACAAAGACGACCAGGAACTGTCCTTGCCACAGGTTCTGGACCGGCTTAAGCGCGACTGA
- a CDS encoding type II secretion system F family protein: MTTALLASLGGAAVGLGMILLAPEITAALPRLHARAVPGRDAAVKAAIAGLAGAIVWGLTGWPVAAALVSVAAWWLPRVLGPDRATGAEVERIEAVAGWAEQLRDLIAAASGLRQAIWASVPIAPLPIRADVHTLAQDLTDGADLDDALTAFAHRVGNDTADLVATALSMATRRHAADLGTLLGTLAEAARDRASMLTRTSASRARTRTSVRIIIASTVGMVVAMAVFNGPYFAPLGSVSGQLVLALVGGVWAGALWWLVRLSSPQRAQRLLAPKTGGTGV, encoded by the coding sequence ATGACCACTGCCCTCCTCGCCTCCTTGGGCGGTGCCGCGGTCGGACTCGGCATGATCCTGCTCGCGCCCGAGATCACCGCCGCACTGCCACGCCTTCACGCCCGCGCAGTACCCGGCCGCGACGCCGCGGTGAAGGCGGCGATCGCGGGCCTGGCCGGGGCGATCGTCTGGGGCCTGACGGGGTGGCCGGTCGCCGCCGCCCTGGTTTCCGTGGCCGCCTGGTGGCTGCCCAGGGTGCTCGGCCCCGACCGGGCCACCGGCGCCGAGGTCGAGCGGATCGAAGCCGTCGCCGGCTGGGCCGAGCAGCTGCGCGACCTCATCGCCGCCGCCTCCGGGCTACGCCAGGCCATCTGGGCGTCGGTCCCCATCGCCCCGCTGCCGATCCGGGCCGACGTCCACACCCTCGCCCAGGACCTGACCGACGGAGCCGACCTGGACGACGCGCTGACCGCCTTCGCCCACCGGGTCGGCAACGACACCGCCGACCTCGTGGCCACCGCACTGTCCATGGCCACCCGCCGCCACGCCGCCGACCTGGGCACCCTGCTGGGAACCCTGGCCGAAGCCGCCCGCGACCGCGCCTCGATGCTCACCCGCACCTCGGCGTCGCGGGCACGCACTCGGACGTCGGTGCGGATCATCATCGCCTCCACTGTCGGGATGGTCGTGGCCATGGCCGTCTTCAACGGCCCCTACTTCGCACCGCTCGGATCCGTCAGCGGCCAGCTCGTCCTCGCCCTGGTCGGTGGCGTGTGGGCGGGCGCGCTGTGGTGGCTGGTCCGACTGTCCAGCCCGCAACGAGCGCAACGACTTCTCGCGCCGAAGACCGGGGGGACCGGGGTATGA
- a CDS encoding ATP-binding protein, which yields MRVKSRRSGLSAAYFDGNPEQVRRIRTWCEQATRLDEGQAAPVVMVVNELVTNAIAHSASGGRHGRVKVVVEVLPGDFVLVAVTDDGPSARQPITVPHVAGCDGDSSVRGRGLLLVSKLSEKWWWTGYSGGPLTVWALIDPQRDPDD from the coding sequence GTGAGGGTGAAGAGCCGGCGGAGCGGGCTGTCCGCGGCCTACTTCGACGGGAATCCGGAGCAGGTCCGCCGGATCCGCACCTGGTGCGAACAGGCCACCCGGCTGGATGAGGGCCAAGCGGCGCCGGTGGTGATGGTGGTCAACGAGCTGGTCACCAACGCGATCGCCCATTCAGCGTCGGGCGGCCGACATGGTCGGGTGAAGGTCGTGGTGGAGGTCCTGCCTGGCGACTTCGTCCTGGTGGCGGTGACCGATGACGGTCCCAGCGCGCGGCAACCGATCACCGTCCCCCACGTCGCTGGCTGTGACGGAGACTCGAGCGTCCGTGGGCGCGGTCTGCTCCTGGTCTCGAAGCTCTCGGAGAAGTGGTGGTGGACCGGCTACTCAGGTGGTCCGCTGACCGTCTGGGCGCTGATCGACCCACAGCGCGATCCCGACGACTGA
- a CDS encoding CpaF family protein: MTLVHVSADLIDIADRLAAHVTDELVRRSSADDALTEHTQHSRTQREQADAMLSALLEEHACRALTGAAHALTEQEERWVHARALAHVCGLGPLEALLTEPGVRDIHINGTRVLVDLGDGRREERPPVTSSDDELVALVQRLAGQAPGGERRFDLSAPLLSMELADGARLSAVMGVSRRPAVTIRRHPEQELTLTDLAASGMLTAPVRSLLTAAVRARLNVIIGGATSSGKTTLLRALARHIRRTERVITIEDAFELGLSADEDLDCLALQGRPPNTEGAGEVTLADLVRHALRMSPDRVIVGETRGQETVALLHAMTMGTDGSMATIHASSSAQVFTKLATYAAQSRERLSLEESGILIASAVHLAVHIDTGADGTRRVTSIREVVGSEGPQVISNEIYAADHGGFTTSLSPQYTRKLTRIGFDPASLFRGQR, from the coding sequence ATGACCCTCGTCCATGTCTCCGCCGACCTGATCGACATCGCCGACCGCCTCGCAGCGCACGTCACCGACGAACTCGTGCGCCGCAGTTCGGCTGACGACGCACTGACCGAACACACCCAGCACAGCCGTACACAGCGGGAGCAGGCTGACGCGATGCTGTCAGCCCTGCTGGAGGAACACGCCTGCCGGGCCCTGACCGGAGCCGCCCACGCCCTCACCGAGCAGGAGGAGCGGTGGGTGCACGCACGCGCCCTGGCACACGTGTGCGGACTCGGCCCCTTGGAAGCGCTGCTGACTGAACCCGGCGTGCGCGACATCCACATCAACGGCACCCGGGTGTTGGTCGACCTGGGTGACGGCCGGCGCGAGGAACGCCCGCCCGTGACCTCCTCCGACGACGAACTCGTCGCCTTGGTGCAGCGGCTCGCCGGACAGGCGCCGGGAGGGGAGCGGCGCTTCGACCTGTCAGCGCCCCTGCTGTCCATGGAACTGGCCGACGGCGCACGCCTGTCAGCGGTCATGGGAGTCTCGCGTCGGCCGGCGGTCACCATCCGCCGCCACCCCGAGCAGGAGCTCACCCTGACCGATCTGGCCGCTTCTGGCATGCTCACCGCCCCCGTGCGGTCGTTGCTCACGGCGGCCGTCCGGGCACGGTTGAACGTCATCATCGGCGGTGCCACCAGCTCCGGCAAGACGACCCTGCTCCGGGCCCTGGCCCGCCACATCCGGCGCACCGAACGCGTCATCACCATCGAGGACGCTTTCGAGCTCGGACTGTCGGCCGACGAGGACCTCGACTGCCTCGCTCTGCAGGGCAGGCCGCCCAACACCGAGGGCGCTGGGGAGGTCACCCTGGCCGACCTCGTGCGGCACGCGCTGCGGATGTCCCCGGACCGGGTGATCGTCGGCGAGACCCGGGGCCAGGAGACCGTCGCACTCCTGCACGCGATGACCATGGGCACCGACGGGTCCATGGCCACGATTCACGCCTCCTCCTCCGCGCAGGTCTTCACCAAGCTCGCCACCTATGCCGCCCAGTCCCGGGAGCGGTTGTCCCTGGAGGAGAGCGGCATCCTCATCGCCTCCGCCGTCCACCTGGCCGTGCACATCGACACCGGGGCCGACGGGACCCGGCGCGTCACCAGCATCCGCGAAGTCGTCGGCTCCGAAGGCCCGCAGGTCATCAGCAACGAGATCTACGCCGCCGACCACGGCGGATTCACCACGTCCCTGAGCCCGCAGTACACCCGCAAGCTCACCCGGATCGGCTTCGACCCCGCCTCCCTGTTCCGGGGGCAGCGATGA
- a CDS encoding DUF397 domain-containing protein, translating into MRSDRGPQDLSRLIWRTSSYSTGAGQCVQVAELPDGGRAVRDSKNPGGQPHFFALGEWDAFVKGVRAGASDL; encoded by the coding sequence ATGAGAAGCGACAGAGGCCCCCAAGACCTCAGCAGACTCATCTGGCGCACCTCCAGCTACAGCACTGGTGCGGGCCAGTGTGTACAGGTCGCGGAACTCCCGGATGGTGGTCGCGCCGTCCGCGATTCCAAGAACCCTGGAGGGCAGCCCCACTTCTTCGCACTCGGCGAATGGGACGCCTTCGTGAAAGGGGTCAGGGCTGGAGCGTCCGATCTCTAG
- a CDS encoding OmpA family protein, producing MNPTRTVLGGGVMLALLIGPPVVLTRHGWPVGEEVTWGYLKLSLLSATLPPSVLHALVLAALWALWVVFALLVTADLVALVRGQVPRIGLLRLAMTGLAGSSVVVTAPAVAAVAPADNTPTDSAPEVDSHEPAHVLERTRTLPGFGFDSAELTPTMQDELLPTVELLQLFGDPDREIVVTGHTDAYGPDEHNRDLSQRRADSVAAYLTEQLGESWTVTTEGLGSDQPRDHADLGPAADRRAEITYTLTTQQQTPADAEQEPDEAGTDTEADDALTDGAQDTNGFPGGAVLAGAVAGGAVGAVAGRLTAPGRRRKHRAGKDTECGISDEVSEYVDTDQPMGNPVSVTRATDAPLISDEGHIRIADNLSVSARDGLGIVGTHAVAVCASLIGRALADPMTRVITTRDMMTRAGAPDRVRAAGLVVSADTASAITEAELAYISAGGPKTESHRTLLLVEAPEHALVDDRLRTLAQGTEDNDLVVVVLGEEGHTPAIRCNVAERVHVMSTDGSTATYEDLRLLHIDRATFAAHFNTSTDTPDCPAPDESEAEEEGDVPADAEQAETSRLPPAGDGTQRIQLRLFAPQPRITHAGVDISTKMRAASRRLLAYLALHPEGVGTEALTDALFPDTTESKARTLRNTACTSARGAIREALDDPAAEIIDVASGRYQIRREAIDVDVWRFDAELKAAGMVKESGERLARLRSASAEYTQELLTEADLPWIEAKRQAYRRAAAECFVSLAKAADSLDQAIRWLEKAVASDDLNEAVYQGIMRTQAALGRPDAVQRTYQDLSERLKSMRARPSAATNKLFHELTEASAVSTGSAPCR from the coding sequence ATGAACCCGACACGAACCGTCCTGGGCGGCGGCGTCATGCTCGCCCTGCTGATCGGCCCACCCGTCGTTCTCACTCGCCACGGTTGGCCGGTCGGGGAGGAGGTGACCTGGGGTTACCTGAAGCTGTCGCTGTTGAGCGCCACGCTCCCGCCGAGTGTGCTGCACGCACTGGTGCTCGCAGCCCTGTGGGCTTTGTGGGTCGTGTTCGCGCTGCTGGTGACCGCGGACCTCGTCGCCCTGGTGCGGGGGCAGGTGCCCAGGATCGGACTGTTGCGCCTGGCCATGACCGGCCTCGCCGGATCTTCGGTCGTCGTGACCGCTCCTGCTGTCGCCGCCGTCGCACCCGCTGACAACACACCGACCGACAGCGCACCGGAGGTTGACAGCCACGAGCCGGCGCACGTTCTGGAGCGAACCCGCACGCTGCCCGGGTTCGGGTTCGACTCCGCTGAGCTCACGCCCACGATGCAGGACGAACTGCTGCCCACGGTCGAACTCCTCCAGCTCTTCGGCGATCCCGACCGCGAAATCGTCGTCACTGGGCACACCGATGCCTATGGCCCCGACGAACACAACCGGGACCTGTCCCAGCGCCGAGCCGACAGTGTCGCGGCTTACCTGACCGAGCAGCTCGGCGAGAGCTGGACCGTCACCACCGAGGGCCTTGGCTCTGACCAGCCACGCGACCATGCCGACCTGGGCCCGGCCGCCGACCGCCGAGCTGAGATCACCTACACCCTCACCACCCAACAGCAAACTCCAGCTGACGCCGAGCAGGAGCCGGACGAGGCAGGCACTGACACCGAGGCTGACGACGCGCTGACCGACGGTGCACAGGACACCAACGGGTTCCCTGGTGGTGCGGTACTCGCCGGAGCCGTCGCCGGGGGAGCGGTCGGCGCGGTCGCGGGACGTCTCACCGCCCCAGGACGACGCCGTAAACACCGGGCCGGGAAGGATACGGAGTGCGGGATCTCCGACGAGGTCTCTGAGTACGTCGACACCGACCAACCGATGGGAAACCCTGTCTCGGTCACCAGGGCTACCGACGCGCCGCTGATCAGCGACGAAGGCCACATCCGCATCGCCGACAACCTCAGCGTCAGCGCTCGCGATGGGCTCGGCATCGTCGGTACCCACGCTGTGGCGGTGTGCGCCTCCCTGATCGGCCGTGCGCTGGCCGATCCGATGACCAGGGTCATCACCACTCGCGACATGATGACTCGAGCAGGCGCTCCCGACCGGGTACGAGCAGCAGGGCTGGTGGTGAGCGCGGACACCGCGTCAGCGATCACCGAGGCGGAGCTGGCCTACATCAGCGCGGGCGGACCGAAGACTGAGTCGCATCGGACCCTGCTACTGGTGGAAGCGCCCGAACACGCGCTCGTAGACGACCGGTTGCGCACTCTCGCCCAGGGGACCGAGGACAACGACCTCGTGGTCGTGGTGCTTGGAGAAGAAGGGCACACACCGGCGATCCGCTGCAACGTAGCCGAGAGGGTCCACGTGATGTCCACCGACGGGTCCACAGCCACCTACGAAGACCTCCGGCTCCTGCACATCGACCGGGCGACCTTTGCCGCGCACTTCAACACCAGCACTGATACTCCGGACTGCCCAGCACCGGACGAGTCCGAAGCCGAGGAAGAGGGCGATGTGCCTGCGGACGCGGAGCAGGCCGAGACCTCGAGGCTTCCGCCGGCTGGGGACGGCACTCAGAGGATCCAGCTCCGGCTGTTCGCGCCTCAACCTCGAATCACGCATGCGGGCGTCGATATCAGCACGAAGATGCGCGCCGCTTCACGCAGGCTCCTGGCCTACCTCGCCCTCCACCCTGAAGGGGTCGGCACGGAGGCGCTGACCGACGCGCTCTTCCCGGATACCACCGAGAGCAAGGCCCGAACTTTGCGCAACACCGCCTGCACCAGTGCACGCGGTGCCATCCGTGAGGCTCTGGACGACCCCGCGGCCGAGATCATCGATGTGGCCTCGGGCCGCTACCAGATCCGCCGCGAGGCCATAGACGTGGACGTGTGGCGATTCGATGCCGAACTGAAGGCGGCCGGCATGGTCAAGGAATCGGGAGAACGTCTCGCTCGCCTCCGGTCAGCGTCAGCGGAGTACACCCAGGAACTCTTGACCGAGGCGGACCTGCCGTGGATCGAGGCGAAGCGCCAGGCCTACCGTCGCGCAGCCGCCGAGTGTTTCGTCAGCCTGGCCAAAGCTGCTGACAGCCTCGATCAGGCCATCAGGTGGCTGGAGAAGGCCGTGGCCTCCGATGACCTTAACGAGGCCGTCTACCAGGGGATCATGAGGACCCAGGCAGCCCTTGGACGTCCCGACGCGGTGCAACGCACCTACCAGGACCTGAGCGAACGCCTCAAATCCATGCGCGCCCGCCCCAGCGCCGCCACGAACAAACTCTTCCACGAACTGACTGAGGCGTCAGCCGTATCCACGGGCTCGGCTCCATGCCGATGA
- a CDS encoding SAF domain-containing protein, whose amino-acid sequence MVVLGGIVAAWAAGHEDERVPMVVTAHDITAGDVLTDADVRVMHALGVEELDLVPADGAVGERVAVPVPAGTVLTGAMLADTAAWPKGGHAVLAVDAPLGMLPASAREGSSLQVLGAEEGNPLPARLHSLGEEGEMSGSRVIELLVAAEDAAAVSNAVAEPGARLVLMSEEQEAESTGGSA is encoded by the coding sequence GTGGTCGTCCTGGGCGGGATCGTGGCCGCCTGGGCGGCGGGCCATGAGGACGAGCGCGTCCCGATGGTGGTCACCGCGCACGACATCACCGCCGGAGACGTGCTCACCGACGCCGACGTCCGCGTCATGCACGCCCTGGGGGTGGAGGAGCTGGACCTGGTGCCGGCGGACGGAGCCGTCGGTGAACGGGTGGCGGTGCCTGTCCCGGCCGGGACGGTGCTGACCGGCGCGATGCTTGCCGACACCGCCGCCTGGCCCAAGGGCGGGCACGCAGTCCTGGCGGTCGACGCCCCACTAGGGATGCTGCCGGCCTCGGCGCGAGAGGGCTCATCGCTGCAGGTCCTCGGTGCGGAAGAAGGGAACCCGCTTCCCGCCCGGCTGCATTCGCTGGGGGAGGAAGGCGAAATGAGCGGCTCACGTGTCATCGAGCTTCTCGTGGCCGCTGAGGATGCCGCAGCGGTCTCGAACGCCGTCGCCGAGCCGGGCGCGCGCCTGGTGCTGATGTCCGAGGAACAGGAAGCCGAATCCACAGGGGGAAGCGCATGA
- a CDS encoding ATP-binding protein, with amino-acid sequence MTRTVLPPPAEAMAWWDHRRYACDLAQVGQVRRDLADDLAEFDSDVVDSVQLCAAELAANAVKYAPGGWFSRALAMPTPSTLWLAIIDEGCGVGLPCIPSDRTTDEWEVAEGQRGLLLVDALAKAWGHYPVGPGSVNLGIGVWATFVLEPDQVPVGLGGLIMSR; translated from the coding sequence ATGACCAGGACGGTTCTGCCCCCACCTGCGGAGGCGATGGCCTGGTGGGATCACCGGAGGTACGCGTGCGATCTCGCGCAGGTGGGCCAGGTCCGCCGTGACCTGGCCGACGACCTGGCGGAGTTCGACTCCGACGTGGTGGACTCCGTGCAACTGTGCGCGGCCGAGCTGGCCGCCAACGCCGTCAAGTACGCCCCCGGAGGCTGGTTCTCCCGGGCCTTGGCGATGCCGACCCCGTCCACGCTGTGGCTGGCGATCATCGACGAAGGTTGCGGGGTTGGCCTGCCTTGTATCCCCTCCGACCGAACCACGGATGAGTGGGAGGTGGCCGAAGGGCAGCGGGGATTGCTGCTCGTCGACGCCTTGGCGAAGGCGTGGGGTCACTATCCCGTGGGCCCGGGGAGTGTGAACCTGGGGATCGGAGTGTGGGCGACCTTCGTTCTCGAGCCGGACCAGGTGCCAGTCGGACTCGGGGGCCTCATCATGTCGCGATGA